The genomic region TAGCTTTCTAAGTACATTTTATCGAAGGAGAAACTCATGAAAACGAGTGTCTTACCTACAGTCTCTACAAGGACAATGTCATATCCTGCCCCCTCACACAGCACAATGGCCTCATTGGTTGTTCTTGTGACTCCGCCCAGTGTTCCAGAGGTCGGTGACGGTCGGATGAAAGCATTCAAGTCTCTGGAGAGTTCAGTCATACGAGTCTTATCACCCATCAGAGACCCTGCAACAGAAGGCACTGAATTAAGTTTATAGCtcatattaaacatttttggTGCGGGGATGTTGGgattaaactattaaaataatcaaatcttttttaaattcatgatACACTTTGTCACATGTGTATGAATTGTGTTTCAGATGCTACCTCCTGTAGTGCAGGACGACGGGTCCACAGCCAGCACTGATACTTTATGTCCACGTCCAGTCAACATCTTCCCCACCACCTCGATGAAGGATGACTTCCCTGCGCCAGGAGGACCAGAGAGCCCTGAGAAACCACCACAGAAAGGCCTGTTATCATGACCTGTTTTTTATTCTATATATAAGACTGAGAAAGTGTTAAGCTGTGTATGCTTTCAAGTAAAAACTAATGCTTTATAAAATACAATGAGGAGAGagaaacatacataaatatgtgtTAGTTACTCATGCTCCAACAgggtatttattgttattggtaaaaaatgtgattttcctgctaaaacatgacacaatggCAGCTGTGCAAAAGACTCCATATAATGAAAAAGTTAATCATTTAGACAAGAGACAAATCAATAGGATCAAAGGTACATCATTTGTTTGTAAGAGAAACTGAGATGAGCGGTTGAATACAGAAATAGAGTCCACACACCTACTCTAAAGGCCACAGGCTTCCCTCCGTTACATCTCTCCTGCTCCGCCCTGAAGGCCAACACCTTCTGCAGCAGCACCTGTGCCAGCTCTTTCTTCCTGGGATGCTGCGTCTCTACCAGGGTGATGGACTCGGCCAGAGATGCCCTCTGTCCTCCAATCAGTCCTTCATATAGTTTATTCACAAGTCTCTGCTCGGGGCCACTTAAGTCCTGTATGTGCTGGCAGAGATCTGTGCTCACACGCCTGCTATGCTGGCAGCTGTGGACTGGGATGGTACTTTGGTAGAAGGGGTGGGAACATGTGAAGACCCTTCGGTGGAGATAGCATGTcctggtggagaggaggagggagaggccAAAATGTCCCATTTTATAGTAAATGTGGGGGATCTAGGAAAAAGGAGATGATAGGTTCAGTGTTTaaagttcaaaataaacaacagcatAAATAACTTGAAAAGAAGGATTTAgtggtatatatgtatatggatgtgtgtatgtatgtatgtatatatatatatacacacacagctcctctggctgctgatgacagtgtgcagagggtggctggcattgtccaggatgctcagcagtttgtatatgtatgtatgtatgtatgtatatatatatatatatatatatatatatgtgttgtgtgtatgtatgtgcatatatatatgtatatatgtgtatatgtatgtatgtatgtatgtatatatatatgtgtgtgtatatatgtatatgtgtatgtatgtatatatgtatatgtgtatgtatgtatgtatgtatatatatatgtgtgtgtatatatgtatatgtgtatgtatgtatgtatgtatgtatgtatatatatatatgtgttgtgtgtatgtatgtatacatacatacatatatatatatatatagcatgggtcatttatgtttgtatttttatattctcttagatttttatttttattgtatctttatttttagcttattttattctattctatattttatggtgtttggtaactggggtgtttctctttccagtctcctgaaaagtgtgactctaatcctaacagtgctgtgtgctgatgttggagctgttaatttccccgagggaacctcccaaagggatcaataaagtcgtctgtctgtctgtctatatatacatacatacatacatgtatatatatacacacatataatcatacagagagacacacacagtatagtatagtatacatTTTTTAGCATGTAATTTTTCAATTGATGTTACATATAAACAGTTTGTGTGTTAGCATTAAAAATGCTCACTCTCAGTGGAACTGTTGCATGTGATTTCGCAGATACTCAGTGTTTTgcaatatcgtatcgtgacttaaatatcgtgatcaTTGTGGTATCGTGGTGTCTCTGGCGATTCTCAGCCCTACGGCCTGTTGACATCCAACAATGCGTAAATAATGCGTAAATAATGACAACACCTGAACCAAGTTACCTCTACATACTGGTCATTACTGCTGTGCCAGCTGTAACATTGACTGAGGAACAAACAGACTAAACTTGAATTAAAGAGTATACAACACGAGTATAAACCATTAACGTCCACTGGCCGCTGGTCTAACGCTCTGTGAAAGTATATAAGAAGCTGTCAAAGATATAGACAATGAACAATTTACACCAATTGAAGAAATTGCACTGACCTCGCATTAGCAGGGCAACAGCGTCC from Solea senegalensis isolate Sse05_10M linkage group LG6, IFAPA_SoseM_1, whole genome shotgun sequence harbors:
- the mmaa gene encoding methylmalonic aciduria type A protein, mitochondrial — translated: MGHFGLSLLLSTRTCYLHRRVFTCSHPFYQSTIPVHSCQHSRRVSTDLCQHIQDLSGPEQRLVNKLYEGLIGGQRASLAESITLVETQHPRKKELAQVLLQKVLAFRAEQERCNGGKPVAFRVGLSGPPGAGKSSFIEVVGKMLTGRGHKVSVLAVDPSSCTTGGSLMGDKTRMTELSRDLNAFIRPSPTSGTLGGVTRTTNEAIVLCEGAGYDIVLVETVGVGQSEFAVADMVDMFVLLIPPAGGDELQGIKRGIIERADLVVVTKSDGDLVVPARRIQAEYTSALKLLRRQSKSWNPKVVRASSHTDEGISEVWAKVELYRDFMLASGELQGRRRAQQKVWMWSLIQDNLLCHFQNHPSVRDALPHLEERVTKGAISPGLAADLLLQSFSSSSS